One genomic segment of Gossypium arboreum isolate Shixiya-1 chromosome 3, ASM2569848v2, whole genome shotgun sequence includes these proteins:
- the LOC108474542 gene encoding peptidyl-prolyl cis-trans isomerase CYP40-like isoform X1, translating to MMKRQRCFLDISIGEELEGRIIVELFNDVVPKTAENFRALCTGEKGIGPNTGVPLHYKGVRFHRVIKGFMVQGGDLSAGDGTGGESIYGLKFEDENFELKHERKGMLSMANSGPNTNGSQFFITTTRTSHLDGKHVVFGKVVKGMGVVRSIEHVTTGEADCPTVDVTIADCGEIPGGADDGISNFFNDGDIYADWPADLDESPNELSWWMTAVESIKAFGNEHYKKQDYKMALRKYRKALRYLDICWEKDGIDEEKTSSLRKMKSQIFTNSSACKLKLGDLKGALLDTEFAMRDGDNNVKALFRQGQAHMALNDVDAAVESFKKALQLEPNDGGIKKELAVAMKKINDRRNEERRRYRKMFQPNSTGADNQ from the exons ATGATGAAGAGGCAACGGTGTTTTTTGGATATAAGTATAGGAGAAGAGCTTGAAGGAAGAATAATAGTTGAACTGTTCAATGATGTAGTACCCAAAACTGCAGAGAATTTCAGGGCTCTATGTACTGGTGAAAAAGGCATTGGTCCTAACACTGGTGTGCCTCTTCACTATAAG GGAGTTCGTTTTCATCGAGTTATCAAAGGATTTATGGTTCAAGGTGGGGATTTATCTGCTGGAGATGGTACTGGAGGAGAATCAATTTACGGTTTGAAATTCGAAGACgaaaattttgaattgaaacaTGAAAGGAAAGGAATGTTATCTATGGCAAATTCTGGTCCTAATACCAATGGATCTCAGTTCTTCATCACGACAACTCGCACTTCTCATTTAGATGGGAAACATGTTGTGTTTGGTAAGGTAGTCAAAGGAATGGGagttgttcgatcaattgaacaCGTAACAACCGGTGAAGCTGATTGTCCCACTGTTGATGTTACAATTGCTGATTGTGGAGAAATCCCCGGGGGGGCAGATGATGGGATATCAAATTTTTTCAATGACGGCGATATTTATGCTGATTGGCCTGCTGACCTTGATGAGAGCCCCAACGAGCTCTCTTGGTGGATGACTGCTGTAGAGTCTATTAAGGCTTTTGGAAATGAACATTATAAG AAGCAAGACTATAAGATGGCTCTCAGAAAGTACAGGAAGGCTCTACGATATCTAGATATCTGCTGGGAGAAAGATGGCATCGACGAAG AGAAGACTTCGAGTTTGAGAAAAATGAAATCCCAGATATTCACAAATAGCTCT GCCTGTAAACTAAAACTAGGGGATCTGAAAGGAGCACTATTGGACACAGAATTTGCTATGCGTGATGGAGATAACAACGTGAAAGCCCTGTTTCGGCAAGGTCAG GCACACATGGCACTTAATGATGTTGATGCTGCTGTTGAAAGCTTCAAGAAAGCTTTGCAATTGGAGCCAAATGATG GTGGAATAAAGAAAGAGCTTGCTGTTGCTATGAAAAAG ATCAATGATCGACGCAACGAGGAGAGAAGGCGGTACCGTAAGATGTTCCAACCAAACTCAACCG GTGCAGATAACCAATAA
- the LOC108474542 gene encoding peptidyl-prolyl cis-trans isomerase CYP40-like isoform X2, with protein sequence MMKRQRCFLDISIGEELEGRIIVELFNDVVPKTAENFRALCTGEKGIGPNTGVPLHYKGVRFHRVIKGFMVQGGDLSAGDGTGGESIYGLKFEDENFELKHERKGMLSMANSGPNTNGSQFFITTTRTSHLDGKHVVFGKVVKGMGVVRSIEHVTTGEADCPTVDVTIADCGEIPGGADDGISNFFNDGDIYADWPADLDESPNELSWWMTAVESIKAFGNEHYKKQDYKMALRKYRKALRYLDICWEKDGIDEEKTSSLRKMKSQIFTNSSNLLCVMEITT encoded by the exons ATGATGAAGAGGCAACGGTGTTTTTTGGATATAAGTATAGGAGAAGAGCTTGAAGGAAGAATAATAGTTGAACTGTTCAATGATGTAGTACCCAAAACTGCAGAGAATTTCAGGGCTCTATGTACTGGTGAAAAAGGCATTGGTCCTAACACTGGTGTGCCTCTTCACTATAAG GGAGTTCGTTTTCATCGAGTTATCAAAGGATTTATGGTTCAAGGTGGGGATTTATCTGCTGGAGATGGTACTGGAGGAGAATCAATTTACGGTTTGAAATTCGAAGACgaaaattttgaattgaaacaTGAAAGGAAAGGAATGTTATCTATGGCAAATTCTGGTCCTAATACCAATGGATCTCAGTTCTTCATCACGACAACTCGCACTTCTCATTTAGATGGGAAACATGTTGTGTTTGGTAAGGTAGTCAAAGGAATGGGagttgttcgatcaattgaacaCGTAACAACCGGTGAAGCTGATTGTCCCACTGTTGATGTTACAATTGCTGATTGTGGAGAAATCCCCGGGGGGGCAGATGATGGGATATCAAATTTTTTCAATGACGGCGATATTTATGCTGATTGGCCTGCTGACCTTGATGAGAGCCCCAACGAGCTCTCTTGGTGGATGACTGCTGTAGAGTCTATTAAGGCTTTTGGAAATGAACATTATAAG AAGCAAGACTATAAGATGGCTCTCAGAAAGTACAGGAAGGCTCTACGATATCTAGATATCTGCTGGGAGAAAGATGGCATCGACGAAG AGAAGACTTCGAGTTTGAGAAAAATGAAATCCCAGATATTCACAAATAGCTCT AATTTGCTATGCGTGATGGAGATAACAACGTGA